Proteins from a genomic interval of Crassostrea angulata isolate pt1a10 chromosome 7, ASM2561291v2, whole genome shotgun sequence:
- the LOC128192981 gene encoding failed axon connections homolog encodes MNFFRKTYPPNTVIHHNVGRGPYAPSLTPFAVKLETYLRMTKVPFMTENDSGRNRSSKGKLTWIEYNGHEVADSEFCIQFINKTFNIDLDKNFSDEEIGAGRAIQRMVDEHLYWTVVLQRWVYDPKHGIDVKKHMKVPWLVFCIGRNKIKNQSYAQGVGRHTEEEMLQVMDEDLQALSKFLGKKTFMLGEQASQTDCAVFGMLSQIHWQGFGGAAEKLYKKYPNLSTYCERMKAEFWPDWDDCITHGGTRKASK; translated from the exons ATGAACTTCTTTAG GAAGACTTATCCCCCGAACACTGTCATTCATCATAATGTCGGCCGAGGACCGTATGCACCAAGCCTTACCCCGTTTGCCGTGAAGCTGGAGACCTATTTACGGATGACAAAAGTCCCATTTATg ACTGAAAATGACAGTGGCAGAAACAGAAGTTCTAAAGGAAAACTGACCTGGATAGAATACAATGGACATGAAGTAGCAGACTCAGAATTCTGTATCcagtttataaataaaacattcaacATTGATCTAGACAAGAACTTCTCTGATGAAGAAATTGGGGCAGGTAGAGCCATCCAAAGGATGGTGGATGAACATCTGTATTG GACAGTTGTTCTACAACGCTGGGTGTATGATCCCAAGCATGGAATTGATGTCAAAAAACACATGAAGGTTCCGTGGCTTGTTTTCTGTATTGGCAGAAACAAGATAAAGAATCAGAGCTACGCACAAGGAGTAGGCAGGCACACCGAGGAAGAGATGCTTCAAGTGATGGATGAAGATCTACAGGCCCTGTCAAAGTTCCTAG GCAAAAAGACGTTCATGTTGGGTGAACAAGCCAGTCAGACTGATTGCGCCGTGTTTGGAATGTTATCTCAGATTCACTGGCAGGGCTTTGGAGGTGCAGCAGAGAAGTTGTACAAAA aATATCCCAATTTAAGCACATACTGTGAACGGATGAAAGCGGAGTTCTGGCCAGACTGGGACGATTGTATTACCCACGGTGGGACGAGGAAAGCTTCCAAATGA